The genomic window tattatCGGTCGTCCtactgtctatatcactctgttcagctcttaatattattccatatcacggctttgttACGTCAAAGtcgttgacccggccttaataatTTTGACCCgtacatatcagcgacgtcaaaATGTTTGAAtcgacgttgataagtttgacccgaacttattaagtcaacttccggttgctggtgaaactaGGAAAACATTTCCGAAAGACGCAAATACAACCCAATAAATCGGTTATTAgtttatctgcatattgatattgtaaaatataagcTGCTCGACacaatatgaaggctttttgatctcttTCGCTGTGCTCACTCGACAAACAACTGCATATTGtgactcgcagctgatatttgacattatcaacatgcagacaaccagATAATCGGTACTTATTAGCCcaagaacatttttttaacagaGGAGAAAAaccatagtttttgtattttgtgcATCCCACTTGTATGTTGTCACTGAACACGAACCATTGAAgggtattttccggaatttgccgagtgaCGACGAAATTCAACCCGATAACGTTACGAAAAGGCATATACTTGACGTATTaaatattactaaaattttacagtttaaagcattgaaaaatataaaaatgctatGAAAGGATTACTAGGTTTATTGACCTGGGCCCAGTTGTTCAAAAGTGTCGTTAAGCTGAAAATTTAACTGATTAATTAAACATTTTCCCATCAATCCCCAAAATTCTTCCACTTCCTGTTTAACAATGGCTGAACAACAAACCCCCAACAAGAAACTACCAAGAATTAGAGGGACTAATTTCACAATTATGGAAGTGAATTTGATCAGTAGAAGAGTGGTGGAGGAGCTAGGGTTATTGAGAGGAAAATTTGGCCCTGACATAACTGCAGATGCAAAAAACAAGATGTGGGCCAAGATTACAGATGAGGTGAATGCTCTGGGGGTCAGTTACAGGAAACTTTCAACTGTCAAAACCAAATTCAGGAATCTAACCCGAGATGCCAAGAAAAAGTTTACAAACGAGAGAAAGGAGAGAAATATAACAGGAGGAGGACCAGCACCAAAACCCATAAGTATGGCAGAGGAAAACATCATCAATGTAATGAAAGATACATCCTCCTTCAAGGGAATAGACGGTGGCATGGAGGCCTCTGTAGGTTGGTATTTGAGAAATAGTAATATTACGGAATTTTCATTCCTTTGTTTCGCCtaaatttgtctatttttattgttttctttattaaagtTACAAAGAAAACCCCAAAACTAAAGCAGTCGTCTGCTATGACAGTAGGATATCCTTTTTAAAGAAATTCCCTGCAGACGTCGCcaatgttctaaaaatagattcatGTATTTTGCGATTACTTAGTATGACATTCATGttaccttttatttatataattcctttatttcatattgttgaaAGAACCACCATCTACAAAACAAATTGTGGTTCACGATGGATAAGATGGTAATTAAATGCTGAAGTTTTCTTGCCATGGCTTTATTATGGCGGTCAATTTTGCAATGCCCCTTATGTCAAAATTTGCcccattgaaaaaaataaataaaaaaaagtgcggTAAAAATTCCATACAAAATTTATTTACTTCctgatataataattataaaattaatattaatttgttgataCTATCTTAAAGGCACTTGCAATGATTAAATTTCCACGGATATTTGACATGTCTATAGTCCTTTTCAAAATAGCAtgcagtataaaaacataattgagttatctttctttgtgtcTTATCATCTTAAaagttatggattttttttcagggATTTCTCACCTAGACACCTGTAACAGCAGACACTCACAAGGtgtgtatatatattacatgatTTATATATAATACTATAAATTGCTTAAGAAATTGTGTTTCATAGATATTATGAAGATTTGGTCTGAATGCCTATGAGACTTTATTATTATGCATGAAATTCAAGTTTCTACAAATCTAAGAAGTGCAATCAATTTGTCAACTGATTTAATATATTAAGCCTTGAAATAGTAACTTATAAACAGTTCCATATGCATGGTTTTCATAATTGTATAGCAAACATGCCAAATTATGTCTGATCAGTTCATAATGAAGGTTTATAGAAAGCAAGGATTGTTTAGCAAATTTCAGTCACTATGTTATTTTACAAGTATTCCAGATCTGTAAACTGTActgtcaaataaatgttttatatattgatatgcAAATTTGGGAAGAGAGAAACAATTggaataattgtataatttgttCTATTATGAAGAGTATATATAAAGTATCAATTCACTTCTTTAAATAAAACAAGtctttttacattattttcagACAGCATAACATCTGACCAAATGTTTACAGTTGAACCCATCTCACCAGTTCCAGCTCTGAATGGTTCTCCAACATGCCAGACTGTTGATGGTATTTATTACTTAGATAATTTCATTAATGGTTtagtaattttctttattttgcattttatataAAGTTGCAATGATAAAGCATAAGTTTTGATAGAAATAAGTTGACAATAATATATTATGACGTtgcatgtgaaaaaaaatcttaataaaaaaaaatcttctatttattttatttttatgtaacagtATATTTCAAGTTTAATCAAAATctttatgtaaaacaattgtcAACTTGTAGATTTACCATCTTCTGTGGAGAGTATCTGGATAAGGAGACTGGAGCAGGTTCACCAGAGAAATGAGGAGTTAGCACTTTCTAGTGCTACTGTTCATGCCAGCCTACCTGTACCTGTACCTGCACAAAAACAGACTTGCACTCAGCAACCACCAAAACCCAGGTATGTGTTTCATATGTTAAAATACAGCACTGTCTATGATGTATTTACACAAGTTGTTTAGCGAGTCTGATGAGAATAACTTTTTCCTACAGATTCCAagtttgttttagaataaattattttgtagggaatcactgaagcatgactggattGGGCACCCCTTAGGTCAGACAGTAAGCCCCCCCCCCtgaagttctggatctgccactgagtgACCATGATtagaatggaacaattgagttctCACAAGCACATTCACTATTTTCAGATTTTGTTAGTCCCTGTCCCAATTGGGGAGACTGTAAAACAGTATATGACTTGGGTTGCAgtctgtttaatttttgtttttagtttatgtgtcattattcattttttttaattgttccacATTTGTCTTGTCAAGTCAGTTATTTTATAACAGCTAAACAGTATTGGGtttcctcattgttaaaggctgggAATCGtaatattaatataacaaaatctgtgtcattttggctcTTTGATtgaataattgtctcattggcaatgatataATATTAACACGTCTACTAAATattaagttagattttaaaataaaaataccaaatagtaaaatttctatatttcaGTGAAAGTTTGCAGAAGAGGAAAACAAAGAGGACTGCAGATGATGTGTATGAGCTGCAGTGTCTTGTTTTAGAAAGTGACCTCAAAAGAAATGAAATACAAATGGAACTTTTCCAAAGACAAATGCAATTTTACAACATGATGATGCAGAAGAAAAGTATTGAAAGTGAAAACATGATTTTAGATGCTCTTTTAAATACAGAAGCTTAGtcataattaatttttatttatttatttttctgtgttgATGATTCTTGTTCTCTTATTCCattgttattgataaaaaaaagtattaaaagatgttgtcatgatttatttttgattgtcaatgattaaaaaatgttgtggAAATATGATCTCTAACAGCTCTTCCATCTTGATGACCATTGAAATGTTCCCCAAGATCACCATCATTGCCTACAATTACTCCATCATCTTCAATGTCTGGTTCATTCAACAAAATGCATATATTGTGGAGTATAGCACAAGCAATTATTATTTTGCATGCCTTGCCCGGTTTCATTCttatctgaaatttaaaaagaaaatcataacTTAATTTATTAAACTTAATAATTGTCTTCTTGTCAGCATTTTGCTAAAGtagtattttataatatttcaaaagttggcattgcatgtatgtatgtataaaaaCAGGAAGCTGTGATATCACAGGTATGAGTGGCAATGGGACCCTTTGCTGTTGTGAAAGtaatgaaatataaaagtttacagtatgatattcaacattggagcc from Mytilus galloprovincialis chromosome 5, xbMytGall1.hap1.1, whole genome shotgun sequence includes these protein-coding regions:
- the LOC143074464 gene encoding uncharacterized protein LOC143074464, producing the protein MDFFSGISHLDTCNSRHSQDSITSDQMFTVEPISPVPALNGSPTCQTVDDLPSSVESIWIRRLEQVHQRNEELALSSATVHASLPVPVPAQKQTCTQQPPKPSESLQKRKTKRTADDVYELQCLVLESDLKRNEIQMELFQRQMQFYNMMMQKKSIESENMILDALLNTEA